The following proteins are co-located in the Lagenorhynchus albirostris chromosome 2, mLagAlb1.1, whole genome shotgun sequence genome:
- the LOC132515446 gene encoding LOW QUALITY PROTEIN: olfactory receptor 10T2-like (The sequence of the model RefSeq protein was modified relative to this genomic sequence to represent the inferred CDS: inserted 2 bases in 1 codon; substituted 2 bases at 2 genomic stop codons), whose product MKRXNQGMITEFILIGFSNLGDLQILLFFIFLLVYLTTPMDSATIMTIILLDQALHTPMYFFLFVLSCSETCXTLVIVPKMLTNLLSTTRTTFFPGCAAQLYFFVGLACTNCFLIAVMGYNHYVAIYNPSQLHSHHQPSTHILLVLASSICSFLISVVVNILVFTVPFCASNRIHHFXDISPVIKLGRTDINIKEMVMFLLSILVLLVPFVLIFISYVFIVSTILKISSAEGQHKAFATCVSHLTVVIVHYGCASFIYLRPTSLYFSNKDRLGAVTYMVITPLLKPLVYTLRNKEVKTALRNVLSRYSFPKTA is encoded by the exons ATGAAGAGATAGAACCAGGGCATGATCACCGAGTTCATCCTTATAGGCTTCTCAAACCTGGGGGATCTGCAGATCCTTCTCTTCTTTATCTTCCTCCTGGTCTACCTGACCACTCCGATGGACAGTGCCACCATCATGACTATCATTCTTCTGGATCAGGCTTTGCACACCCctatgtatttctttctctttgtcctcTCCTGCTCTGAAACCTGCTAAACCTTGGTCATCGTACCAAAAATGCTGACCAATCTGCTTTCCACAACTAGAACTACTTTTTTCCCTGGGTGTGCTGCCCAGCTCTATTTCTTTGTGGGCTTGGCTTGTACCAACTGTTTTCTAATTGCTGTGATGGGCTACAATCACTATGTTGCCATCTACAACCCTTCTCAACTGCACAGTCATCATCAGCCATCCACCCACATACTGCTGGTTTTAGCCTCAAGCATCTGTAGTTTTCTGATCTCTGTAGTTGTCAACATCCTGGTGTTTACTGTACCCTTCTGTGCCTCCAATCGGATCCACCACTT TGACATTTCCCCTGTCATAAAACTGGGCCGCACAGACATCAACATAAAGGAGATGGTTATGTTCTTACTCAGCATTCTGGTATTGCTGGTTCCCTTTGTGTTGATCTTCATCTCCTATGTCTTCATTGTTTCCACCATCCTCAAGATCTCTTCAGCGGAGGGACAGCATAAGGCCTTTGCCACCTGTGTCTCCCACCTCACAGTGGTCATTGTTCACTATGGCTGTGCTTCCTTTATCTACTTGAGGCCGACATCCCTGTACTTCTCAAATAAGGACCGACTTGGGGCAGTGACCTATATGGTGATCACCCCGCTACTCAAGCCCCTTGTCTACACACTGAGGAACAAAGAAGTGAAGACGGCTCTGAGAAATGTTCTCAGTAGGTACTCATTTCCCAAAACTGCATGA